From the genome of Armatimonadia bacterium, one region includes:
- the def gene encoding peptide deformylase — protein MAKRDIVFCGDPILRRKAKPIKEITPEVVELLADMAETMIEAPGVGLAAPQVGESVRAIVVLECGDGEDRVHALINPRIMKRQGEEEGPEGCLSLPTLQGMVTRAAKVKAEGLDVEGNRVQIEAEGLLARALQHEIDHLNGVLFIDTVDLDTLGWLVPDQDDEDGYALVPTTREEAVARFAQMLKKAEAG, from the coding sequence ATGGCGAAGCGGGATATAGTGTTCTGCGGCGATCCGATTCTGCGCCGCAAGGCCAAGCCCATCAAGGAGATCACCCCTGAGGTCGTCGAGTTGCTGGCGGACATGGCCGAGACGATGATTGAGGCCCCCGGCGTGGGACTTGCAGCGCCCCAGGTCGGTGAGTCGGTGCGGGCGATCGTGGTCCTGGAGTGCGGGGATGGGGAAGATCGCGTCCATGCGCTCATCAACCCCCGGATTATGAAGCGACAAGGCGAGGAGGAGGGTCCGGAGGGATGTCTGAGCCTGCCCACTCTCCAGGGAATGGTGACCCGGGCGGCGAAGGTCAAGGCAGAGGGCCTGGACGTCGAGGGCAATCGCGTCCAGATCGAGGCCGAGGGGCTGCTGGCCCGTGCCTTGCAGCATGAGATCGACCACCTCAACGGCGTGCTTTTCATAGACACCGTGGACCTCGATACCCTGGGCTGGCTTGTGCCGGATCAGGACGATGAAGACGGGTACGCCCTGGTCCCCACCACGCGTGAGGAGGCAGTGGCGCGATTCGCGCAGATGCTCAAGAAGGCAGAGGCGGGGTAG
- the priA gene encoding primosomal protein N': MNASQPSLFDEEVQQGTFCEVVIELSTRSLDRVLTYLVPEELSDLIQVGSYVRVPLGRQTACAYVVGLTETPPAFATKPVIEKVLDEDPLSENEVDLARWLADRYRAPFAAALKCLLPPGSSRKTERVLQLTPRGQESGAVKSLSGAPSQQVVLRVLQQKDGVSVRQVVKTLGANKDVASRVSSAVAALRRKGLVIETSRLRRPAASDKMQQFACLAPGERDWQEVISGLQRRSPRRAEVISTLLSAAGEPVRSSELPREPLKALVKLGLVQVQSERLLRTPTGVSLRCGSSTCLTPNPAQQAALDQVRAALDRREPVSFLLHGVTGSGKTEVYLQSIDAALSQGRSAIVLVPEISLTPQTVGRFQSRFGARLALLHSALGPGERHDEWERIRRGDADIVVGARSAIFAPCHDLGVIVVDEEHEGAYKQDSEPRYAAAEVAAERARREGAVLLLGSATPMVETYFAASTPPEALPASCGSNGLPLRLVELPERIDNRPLPPVELVDLREEPRGRDDGTFSRPLLEALQECLAAGQQAILFLNRRGFSTFVMCRECGFSLRCPDCAVSLTYHHRTRRMRCHHCDYERAVPDQCDNCKGYDIGFHGLGTERVADQVERLMEGALVARMDRDTTGRKGAYADILGSFAAGKANVLVGTQMIAKGHDFPNVTLVGVLNADTGLNRPDFRAAERTFQVLTQVSGRAGRAEKPGRVIVQTYNPDHYAIEAAAHHDYAAFYQRELDSRRANMYPPYVSLIKIGFTDAEEERALATARRCAVLLQELGLAHKKGAVHFLGPAEAPLHKLRGQWRYHLLVKGPDAVSVREVVDTVLERLGGTGDTVITVDVDPMDMM, encoded by the coding sequence ATGAACGCAAGCCAACCGTCCCTGTTTGACGAAGAGGTACAGCAGGGGACCTTCTGCGAAGTCGTGATTGAGCTCAGTACCCGGTCACTGGACCGGGTACTGACGTATTTGGTCCCCGAAGAGCTGAGCGACCTGATCCAGGTCGGCAGCTACGTGCGCGTGCCTCTTGGCCGCCAGACCGCCTGTGCCTACGTGGTCGGCCTGACGGAGACGCCCCCGGCGTTTGCCACGAAGCCTGTGATCGAGAAGGTGCTCGACGAGGACCCTCTCAGCGAGAACGAGGTTGACCTCGCCCGCTGGCTGGCAGATCGCTATCGTGCGCCCTTCGCAGCAGCCCTTAAGTGCCTGCTTCCACCAGGCAGCAGCCGCAAGACCGAGCGGGTCCTGCAGCTCACCCCGCGAGGGCAGGAGTCTGGGGCTGTGAAGTCCCTCTCCGGCGCGCCGAGCCAGCAGGTGGTGCTGCGGGTCCTGCAGCAGAAGGACGGCGTGAGTGTGCGCCAGGTCGTCAAGACCCTTGGAGCCAACAAGGACGTGGCGTCGCGGGTCTCCAGTGCGGTCGCAGCGCTCCGGCGCAAGGGTCTGGTCATCGAGACCTCGCGTCTGCGGCGTCCGGCCGCTTCGGACAAGATGCAGCAGTTCGCTTGCCTCGCACCCGGCGAGCGCGACTGGCAGGAGGTCATCAGCGGGCTGCAGCGGCGAAGCCCGCGTCGTGCCGAGGTGATCTCGACCCTCCTGTCTGCCGCGGGCGAGCCCGTACGCAGCTCCGAGCTACCGCGGGAGCCCCTGAAGGCCCTCGTGAAGCTTGGTCTGGTTCAGGTGCAGTCGGAACGCCTCCTGAGGACCCCGACCGGCGTGAGTCTGCGCTGCGGTTCGTCGACCTGCCTGACGCCGAATCCCGCCCAGCAAGCGGCTCTCGACCAGGTCCGGGCAGCCCTCGATCGACGCGAGCCGGTCTCCTTCCTGCTGCACGGCGTCACGGGAAGCGGCAAGACAGAGGTGTACCTGCAGAGCATTGATGCGGCCCTTTCGCAGGGGCGCAGTGCGATCGTCCTGGTCCCCGAGATATCGCTCACTCCCCAGACCGTCGGGCGCTTCCAGTCACGTTTCGGCGCTCGACTGGCTCTGCTCCACAGTGCGCTAGGACCTGGGGAACGCCATGACGAGTGGGAGCGAATCCGGCGTGGCGACGCGGACATCGTAGTCGGCGCTCGCTCTGCTATCTTCGCCCCGTGCCATGACCTGGGCGTGATCGTGGTGGATGAGGAGCACGAGGGAGCCTACAAGCAGGATTCAGAGCCCCGCTATGCAGCGGCTGAGGTGGCGGCAGAGAGAGCCCGACGCGAAGGCGCCGTGCTGCTTCTGGGAAGCGCCACACCCATGGTCGAGACCTACTTCGCCGCATCGACGCCACCGGAGGCGCTTCCGGCCTCCTGTGGTAGCAATGGGCTACCCCTTCGGTTGGTCGAATTGCCGGAGCGCATTGATAACCGCCCACTGCCGCCGGTGGAACTGGTGGACCTGCGTGAGGAGCCTCGCGGTCGCGATGACGGCACCTTCTCCCGGCCGCTTCTGGAGGCTCTGCAGGAGTGCCTTGCTGCCGGGCAACAGGCCATCCTGTTTCTCAACCGTCGCGGGTTCTCCACCTTCGTCATGTGCCGGGAATGCGGCTTCAGCCTCCGCTGCCCCGACTGCGCGGTGTCCCTGACCTACCACCATCGCACGCGACGGATGCGCTGCCACCATTGCGACTACGAGCGTGCCGTGCCGGATCAGTGCGACAACTGCAAGGGGTATGACATCGGCTTCCATGGCCTGGGAACCGAGCGTGTTGCGGACCAGGTGGAGAGGCTGATGGAGGGCGCCCTTGTAGCCCGGATGGACCGCGACACAACGGGACGTAAGGGAGCCTATGCCGACATTCTGGGCAGCTTCGCAGCAGGGAAGGCCAACGTCCTGGTGGGTACGCAGATGATCGCCAAGGGGCACGACTTCCCAAATGTGACCCTGGTCGGCGTGCTCAACGCGGATACCGGGCTGAACCGGCCGGACTTCCGTGCGGCCGAGAGAACTTTCCAGGTTCTTACCCAGGTGAGTGGCCGCGCCGGGCGCGCAGAAAAGCCCGGACGAGTGATCGTTCAGACCTACAACCCGGACCACTACGCCATCGAGGCGGCGGCCCATCATGACTACGCGGCGTTCTATCAAAGGGAGCTTGATTCACGCCGCGCAAACATGTATCCTCCTTACGTAAGTCTCATCAAGATCGGGTTCACGGACGCTGAGGAAGAGCGTGCTCTGGCCACGGCACGACGTTGTGCCGTGCTTCTTCAGGAGTTGGGCCTCGCGCACAAGAAGGGTGCAGTCCACTTCCTGGGACCGGCCGAGGCGCCGCTGCACAAACTGCGCGGCCAATGGCGCTACCACCTGCTGGTGAAGGGCCCTGACGCGGTATCTGTCCGTGAGGTTGTGGATACGGTGCTCGAGCGCCTTGGCGGTACGGGCGATACGGTCATCACTGTGGATGTTGACCCAATGGACATGATGTAA
- the metK gene encoding methionine adenosyltransferase: MPKVYSLTSESVTEGHPDKVCDQVSDAVLDFIMAHDTNLPKARVAVETLVTTGTCIVAGEVTTDCYVPVDEVVRSTVEGIGYTRAKYGFDAETIGVLTAIHAQSPNIAQGVDTGGAGDQGMMFGFACNETPELMPMPIMLAHKLARRLAEVRKNGTLDYLRPDGKTQVTVRYEDDKPVAVTKVLLAAQHRRGMDCKLMHADLIETVVEPIIPRELRDAGMEVLVNCTGVFEIGGPQADTGLTGRKIIVDTYGGLARHGGGAFSGKDPTKVDRSGAYMARYIAKNVVAAGLADRCELQIAYAIGDPKPFSAAVFTFGTAKIPEDRIADIVLNQFDLSPAGMIETLDLRRPIYRRTAAYGHFGREEPEFTWEKVDRVEQLKEAAGL, encoded by the coding sequence TTGCCGAAGGTTTATAGCCTGACTTCCGAGTCCGTGACCGAAGGCCATCCCGACAAGGTGTGCGACCAGGTTTCCGATGCAGTTCTCGACTTCATCATGGCCCATGACACCAACCTGCCCAAGGCGCGTGTGGCGGTTGAGACCCTGGTCACCACCGGCACCTGCATCGTCGCCGGCGAGGTAACCACCGACTGCTACGTTCCCGTCGACGAAGTCGTTCGGAGCACGGTCGAGGGGATCGGCTACACCCGTGCCAAGTACGGTTTCGACGCCGAGACCATCGGCGTGCTGACCGCCATCCATGCACAGTCGCCCAACATTGCCCAGGGCGTGGACACCGGTGGTGCCGGCGACCAGGGCATGATGTTTGGCTTCGCCTGCAACGAGACGCCCGAACTGATGCCGATGCCGATCATGCTGGCCCACAAGCTGGCCCGGCGGCTGGCAGAGGTGCGCAAGAACGGGACGCTGGATTACCTGCGACCGGACGGCAAGACCCAGGTAACCGTGCGCTATGAGGACGACAAGCCCGTTGCCGTGACAAAGGTCCTCCTGGCGGCTCAGCACCGACGCGGGATGGACTGCAAGCTGATGCACGCCGATCTCATCGAGACCGTCGTCGAGCCCATCATCCCGAGAGAGCTGCGGGACGCCGGCATGGAGGTCCTGGTCAACTGCACCGGCGTGTTCGAGATCGGCGGCCCTCAGGCCGACACCGGACTTACCGGCCGCAAGATCATCGTCGACACCTACGGTGGCCTGGCCCGGCACGGCGGCGGCGCCTTCAGCGGCAAGGATCCGACGAAGGTTGACCGTTCCGGCGCCTACATGGCTCGGTACATCGCCAAGAACGTCGTCGCTGCCGGCCTGGCAGACCGCTGCGAGCTGCAGATTGCCTATGCCATTGGCGACCCGAAGCCCTTCTCCGCTGCTGTCTTCACCTTCGGCACTGCCAAGATCCCGGAGGATCGCATCGCCGACATCGTTCTCAACCAGTTCGACCTGTCGCCTGCCGGCATGATCGAGACTCTGGACCTGCGTCGCCCCATCTACCGGCGCACCGCTGCCTACGGTCACTTCGGCCGCGAGGAGCCGGAGTTCACCTGGGAGAAAGTAGACCGCGTCGAGCAGCTCAAGGAGGCCGCGGGTCTCTAG
- the coaBC gene encoding bifunctional phosphopantothenoylcysteine decarboxylase/phosphopantothenate--cysteine ligase CoaBC: protein MSQTALQGRRVVVGVCGGIAAYKACEVVSRLRQAGAEVRVVCTRNATEFVGLTTFRALSGQDVACETFGAIAALEIEHISLAEFAETMVVVSATANVIGKVASGICDDLLTTTISAAAGKVIFAPAMNWRMWGNPITQRNVTTLRDLGYWFVGPDCGHLACGEEGMGRLSAVEDILDAVDQALGPTESKLTGKRVLITSGPTREWIDPVRFLSNPSSGKMGYALAREALARGARVTVVTGPTHERAPWRAEVVPVDTTAEMLEAVSARHHETDVLVAAAAPVDFSPVRRTDHKIKKTSDLAAPDATAHLVLELQETPDILATLASRKGSRIHVGFAAETHEVEANALGKLQRKNLDAIVSNDITAPGAGFAGDTNEVTIYHRTGEMRRVPQADKRDIAIAIWDEIEKLIG from the coding sequence GTGAGTCAGACAGCGCTGCAGGGGCGACGAGTGGTTGTCGGGGTCTGCGGCGGAATTGCCGCCTACAAGGCCTGCGAAGTGGTCAGTCGCTTGCGTCAGGCCGGGGCTGAAGTGCGCGTCGTCTGCACCCGCAACGCCACCGAGTTTGTCGGTCTGACCACCTTCCGCGCTCTCTCCGGGCAGGATGTTGCCTGCGAGACCTTCGGCGCGATTGCCGCTCTGGAGATCGAGCACATTTCGCTGGCTGAGTTCGCTGAGACGATGGTCGTCGTCTCTGCGACCGCCAATGTGATCGGTAAGGTCGCCTCGGGTATCTGCGACGATCTGCTCACCACGACCATCAGTGCCGCGGCGGGCAAGGTCATCTTCGCACCGGCCATGAACTGGCGCATGTGGGGAAACCCCATCACCCAGCGGAACGTTACTACCCTAAGGGACCTCGGCTACTGGTTCGTCGGGCCTGATTGCGGTCATCTGGCCTGTGGGGAAGAGGGCATGGGCCGCCTCAGCGCGGTCGAGGATATCCTCGATGCCGTCGACCAGGCGCTCGGGCCGACCGAGAGCAAGCTGACTGGGAAGCGCGTGCTCATCACCTCCGGACCGACCCGCGAGTGGATTGATCCGGTGCGCTTCCTCTCGAATCCCTCCAGCGGCAAGATGGGCTATGCCCTGGCCCGGGAGGCGCTGGCTCGGGGAGCCCGGGTGACGGTCGTTACCGGGCCAACTCATGAGCGTGCTCCTTGGCGTGCCGAGGTCGTGCCGGTCGATACGACGGCGGAGATGCTGGAGGCCGTCTCGGCCCGGCATCATGAGACCGACGTCCTGGTAGCCGCTGCAGCCCCGGTGGATTTCTCGCCGGTGCGACGCACCGACCACAAGATCAAGAAGACTTCCGACCTTGCAGCCCCGGACGCCACGGCCCATCTGGTCCTGGAGTTGCAGGAGACGCCGGATATCCTCGCGACCCTGGCTTCGCGCAAGGGGTCGCGGATACATGTGGGGTTCGCCGCAGAGACGCATGAGGTCGAGGCGAATGCCCTGGGCAAGCTCCAGCGCAAGAATCTGGATGCCATCGTCTCCAACGACATAACGGCGCCAGGCGCCGGGTTCGCCGGCGATACGAACGAAGTCACCATCTATCATCGGACTGGCGAGATGCGGCGAGTGCCGCAGGCCGACAAACGAGACATCGCGATAGCGATCTGGGACGAAATCGAAAAGCTGATTGGCTGA
- the gmk gene encoding guanylate kinase, translated as MLNRQGVLLVVSGPSGVGKGTVIRELLAAHPEVSRSVSCTTRAPRPGEADGDDYHFISVEEFGRLRSESGFLEWASVHGDLLYGTPREPVLRALARGEDIILEIDYQGARSVRTELGGRAVLVFIAPPSWEALHSRLVGRETEAEADVRRRLNTALAEIAHLDLFEYVVVNDDLACAMGQLEAILLGERNRLGRLDWRGLQAGLLQEAEADRL; from the coding sequence TTGCTGAATCGTCAGGGCGTCCTGCTGGTAGTCTCCGGCCCTTCGGGGGTTGGCAAAGGCACCGTGATCCGGGAGCTGCTCGCCGCGCATCCTGAGGTCAGTCGCTCGGTTTCCTGTACCACTCGAGCGCCACGCCCCGGCGAAGCGGATGGCGACGACTACCATTTCATCTCGGTCGAGGAGTTTGGGCGCCTGCGCAGCGAGTCCGGGTTCCTCGAGTGGGCCTCCGTGCACGGCGACCTGCTCTACGGCACGCCTCGTGAGCCAGTCCTTCGGGCGCTGGCACGGGGCGAGGACATCATTCTTGAGATCGACTACCAGGGGGCGCGCAGCGTTCGGACAGAACTGGGCGGCCGTGCCGTTCTGGTGTTCATCGCTCCGCCTTCGTGGGAAGCTCTGCATAGCCGGCTGGTGGGTCGCGAGACCGAGGCCGAGGCCGACGTGCGACGCAGACTGAACACCGCCCTGGCTGAGATTGCGCACCTGGACCTGTTCGAGTATGTTGTCGTCAACGATGACCTTGCCTGCGCGATGGGCCAGCTCGAAGCCATTCTTCTGGGAGAGCGCAACCGGCTTGGGCGCCTCGACTGGCGCGGGCTTCAGGCCGGACTGCTGCAGGAGGCGGAGGCCGATCGGTTGTGA
- a CDS encoding DUF1559 domain-containing protein, whose amino-acid sequence MRRRHGFTLIELLVVIAIIAILAAVLFPVFARAREKARQTSCLSNIKQLCLGFAMYAQDADEAFPPAYYYDSSFTVENAWDYIVNWGNGTHTVGLIGPYTKNAEIAKCPSFPNAQSWGRPFSGYGYNTTWLGATAEDHAWGYARADHPACLAEVSDPTGTVLLADSAFYSGTTLCQNNFLRSPGDGMRTNAHYGVHFRHNGTANIGYADGHAKSVAKRCNPDSPVAEKDCGDVSTDASAYDLD is encoded by the coding sequence ATGCGTCGTCGCCACGGTTTCACGCTCATTGAGCTGCTCGTCGTGATCGCTATCATCGCGATCCTGGCCGCCGTCTTGTTCCCCGTGTTCGCAAGGGCACGGGAGAAGGCACGCCAGACGAGCTGCCTGTCAAATATCAAGCAGTTGTGCCTGGGGTTTGCGATGTACGCCCAGGATGCCGATGAGGCCTTTCCTCCCGCATACTACTACGACAGCAGCTTCACGGTTGAGAATGCCTGGGACTACATCGTGAACTGGGGGAACGGCACGCACACGGTGGGGCTGATCGGCCCCTACACCAAGAACGCCGAGATCGCCAAGTGCCCGTCCTTCCCCAACGCTCAGAGTTGGGGGCGACCCTTCAGCGGCTACGGTTACAACACCACCTGGCTGGGAGCAACGGCAGAGGATCATGCCTGGGGGTATGCGCGGGCTGACCATCCCGCCTGTCTGGCTGAAGTCTCCGACCCGACGGGAACGGTCCTGCTGGCCGACAGCGCCTTCTACAGCGGCACGACGCTGTGCCAGAACAACTTCCTGCGCTCGCCCGGTGACGGCATGCGGACCAACGCTCACTACGGAGTGCACTTCCGCCACAACGGCACGGCAAACATCGGCTACGCGGACGGTCACGCGAAGTCCGTCGCCAAGCGCTGCAATCCGGACTCCCCGGTGGCGGAGAAGGACTGCGGCGACGTGAGCACCGACGCCTCCGCCTACGACCTCGACTGA
- a CDS encoding sugar phosphate isomerase/epimerase family protein — MKKALYYGFVCPKLPHRERMQLAADAGLDGIEIGQVETQAETEEIAAAAADAGLEVHSVMCGTHWRLPLSSTDEAVREQGVEGVKQALHVAKWSGADTVLVVPGIVTEDISYAAAYELSKKSIREILPTAEQLGVNIALENVWNKFLLSPIEFRDFIDSFGSDLVKAYFDVGNILLFGYPHQWIDILGERIVKIHVKDFNTDNRQFVSLLTGSVDYPRVMNALRGVGYNGYITAEVSAYRQFPEQFVFDTARQLHYIISSAQVQR, encoded by the coding sequence GTGAAAAAGGCCCTTTACTACGGGTTCGTGTGCCCGAAGCTCCCGCATCGTGAGCGCATGCAACTGGCCGCCGATGCCGGCCTGGACGGCATTGAGATCGGCCAGGTAGAGACACAGGCTGAGACCGAAGAGATCGCCGCTGCGGCTGCCGACGCAGGTCTGGAAGTCCATAGTGTGATGTGCGGCACCCACTGGCGTTTGCCTCTATCGAGCACAGACGAGGCTGTCCGAGAGCAGGGCGTCGAGGGCGTTAAGCAGGCGCTGCATGTGGCGAAGTGGTCCGGCGCTGACACCGTCCTGGTAGTCCCCGGTATTGTGACCGAGGATATCTCCTACGCCGCCGCCTATGAGCTGAGCAAGAAGAGCATCCGCGAGATCCTGCCGACCGCCGAGCAGCTAGGGGTCAACATCGCGCTCGAGAACGTGTGGAACAAGTTCCTGCTCAGCCCGATTGAGTTCCGCGACTTCATCGACAGCTTCGGCAGTGACCTGGTCAAGGCTTACTTCGACGTGGGCAACATCCTCCTGTTCGGCTATCCGCACCAGTGGATCGACATCCTCGGTGAGCGGATCGTCAAGATCCACGTCAAGGACTTCAACACCGACAACCGCCAGTTCGTCAGCCTCCTGACAGGCAGCGTTGACTACCCGCGGGTCATGAACGCGCTGCGTGGCGTGGGCTACAACGGCTACATCACCGCTGAAGTCTCAGCCTATCGCCAGTTCCCCGAGCAGTTCGTCTTTGACACCGCCCGCCAGTTGCACTACATCATCTCCAGCGCCCAGGTTCAGCGCTGA
- a CDS encoding tetratricopeptide repeat protein: MATDRTSGGLGRTDDELAMVKMMIERQDYAGARRLARRLLNDRPSNAAVRAVLGDLSAAQGQWTEAVDWYEQALEMEFDATMMEKLAAARARAIETGTGPESGPEIPLVVSRPTVSATTSRERRQRGMLLLMGGIVLAGALFYLLAVAFGPRPQGGVEPAPVGVAQPAAASTTAPKSVAPKAGLAPASEPRAGTAPAPGGLGTPPAVRYTGRPQSATGAKTPSENLPAATILTTEEHRVLARMYMERWRDGSPLTRKASLSIDTYSGVGIMTLRPPASSSVAELEQDVLRSAFRAALRTMRTESAMRTLVIRCASPVSADSEGDEDVVFFRATATRERLQPWLTSNTRTEPTADEIRAGVLADLWWDRNTMRRYLQSGSAPRSGGRESTSTTPARPAPITVPPR; this comes from the coding sequence TTGGCAACGGATCGCACTTCGGGCGGCCTGGGCCGCACCGATGATGAACTGGCAATGGTCAAGATGATGATCGAGCGCCAGGACTATGCGGGCGCGCGACGTCTTGCCCGCCGGTTGCTCAATGACCGGCCGAGCAATGCGGCCGTCCGGGCAGTCCTGGGCGATCTTTCCGCAGCCCAGGGGCAGTGGACCGAGGCGGTCGACTGGTACGAGCAGGCGCTGGAGATGGAGTTCGACGCAACCATGATGGAGAAGCTCGCGGCAGCGCGGGCTCGTGCCATCGAGACAGGAACAGGTCCGGAGAGCGGACCTGAGATTCCGCTTGTCGTGTCGCGCCCCACTGTCTCTGCGACGACCTCTCGTGAGCGTCGGCAGCGTGGGATGCTGCTCTTGATGGGCGGCATCGTTCTTGCCGGGGCGCTCTTCTACTTGCTTGCCGTGGCTTTCGGTCCGCGCCCTCAGGGCGGAGTGGAGCCTGCACCCGTCGGCGTCGCTCAGCCTGCTGCAGCCTCTACGACAGCGCCGAAATCGGTCGCACCAAAGGCGGGGCTGGCGCCGGCCAGTGAGCCCCGTGCCGGGACCGCTCCTGCGCCGGGCGGGCTAGGTACACCACCTGCGGTGCGGTACACCGGCCGTCCTCAGTCGGCAACCGGCGCCAAGACGCCCTCAGAGAACCTGCCGGCCGCCACGATCCTGACTACCGAGGAACACCGCGTCCTGGCACGGATGTACATGGAGCGCTGGCGTGATGGAAGCCCGCTGACCCGGAAGGCCTCACTCTCGATCGACACCTACTCCGGCGTGGGCATCATGACCCTGCGCCCGCCGGCCTCGAGTAGTGTGGCGGAGCTAGAGCAGGATGTGCTGCGCAGTGCCTTCCGCGCCGCTCTGCGCACGATGAGAACTGAGAGCGCCATGAGGACCCTCGTCATACGGTGTGCCAGTCCCGTGTCGGCAGATAGCGAGGGCGACGAGGATGTCGTCTTCTTCCGTGCCACCGCCACTCGTGAACGTCTCCAGCCGTGGCTGACCTCAAACACTCGCACCGAGCCCACCGCCGACGAGATTCGGGCCGGAGTCCTCGCCGACCTGTGGTGGGACCGCAACACCATGCGCCGCTACTTGCAGTCGGGGTCGGCGCCTCGGTCCGGAGGTCGCGAGTCCACTTCGACGACTCCGGCACGTCCGGCGCCGATCACAGTGCCTCCGCGCTAG
- a CDS encoding GNAT family N-acetyltransferase, producing MPLQIRPLNWRRHSEDVLEFQREIYETNFPGFIATAQFLRDYSNELRRAMNNPTEGLYVLEEEGRACGFLWVSLIGTMVDPCIGYIRNIYVAPSLRGQGHGRELLVFAENWCTSRGVLRIALDASCCNKHAVQLYERTGYAAVRLRMEKRLGVSEEHKEPGDQ from the coding sequence GTGCCACTGCAGATCAGGCCGCTGAATTGGCGCCGACACTCCGAGGACGTGCTGGAGTTCCAGCGCGAGATCTACGAGACCAACTTCCCCGGGTTCATCGCAACCGCCCAGTTCCTGCGCGACTACTCCAACGAACTGCGCCGCGCGATGAACAACCCGACGGAGGGGCTCTACGTACTCGAGGAGGAGGGCAGAGCGTGCGGCTTTCTGTGGGTATCCTTGATTGGCACGATGGTGGACCCGTGCATTGGGTATATTCGGAATATCTACGTAGCCCCTTCTCTGCGCGGTCAGGGGCACGGGCGAGAGCTCTTGGTTTTCGCGGAGAACTGGTGCACATCGCGCGGGGTGCTGCGAATCGCTCTGGACGCAAGCTGCTGCAATAAGCACGCCGTGCAGCTATATGAGCGGACGGGCTACGCGGCAGTACGGCTGAGGATGGAGAAGCGCCTGGGGGTTTCCGAGGAGCACAAGGAGCCGGGCGATCAGTAA